The following are encoded in a window of Paenibacillaceae bacterium GAS479 genomic DNA:
- a CDS encoding Nitroreductase gives MELQQAIRQRRSVGKVLDLPVEKEKIERILESAVWAPNHHHTEPWKFFVMTGEGRRVLGSAYANAALDGLNGLDEEEKEKRLSREEAKAMRAPVVIAVGCSPSTNPRVIRSEELAAVHCAVQNMLLTAYEEGLGAVWRSGEPMQHPSMRSAFGLKEGEELVGFIYIGYTGMIAPEGKRIAAKDKTFWIS, from the coding sequence TTGGAGCTTCAACAAGCAATTCGGCAAAGGCGAAGTGTTGGCAAGGTGCTGGACCTGCCGGTGGAGAAGGAAAAGATCGAGCGGATTCTGGAATCTGCAGTTTGGGCCCCTAATCACCATCACACGGAGCCTTGGAAGTTTTTCGTCATGACCGGTGAAGGAAGACGTGTGCTAGGCAGTGCTTATGCTAACGCAGCGCTCGATGGACTGAACGGCCTCGACGAAGAGGAGAAGGAAAAGCGGCTCTCGCGTGAAGAAGCCAAGGCAATGCGGGCGCCTGTTGTGATCGCGGTTGGCTGCTCACCTTCGACCAATCCGCGCGTCATTCGGTCTGAGGAGTTGGCGGCTGTCCATTGTGCGGTTCAGAACATGCTGCTCACGGCTTATGAGGAAGGGCTGGGGGCGGTTTGGCGCAGCGGCGAACCGATGCAGCATCCCTCGATGAGATCTGCTTTTGGCCTCAAGGAAGGCGAAGAGCTGGTCGGATTTATCTATATCGGTTACACGGGCATGATCGCGCCGGAAGGTAAGCGAATTGCCGCTAAGGATAAAACTTTCTGGATCAGCTGA
- a CDS encoding 5-(carboxyamino)imidazole ribonucleotide mutase: MGASVGVIMGSKSDWETMKLACDVLDELGIAYEKRVVSAHRTPDLMFEYAETAAERGLKVIIAGAGGAAHLPGMVAAKTLLPVIGVPVKSSALSGLDSLLSIVQMPAGIPVATVAIGAAGGANAGLLAAQILGAFQPEVQARVGARRDAVRQQVLASGEEL, from the coding sequence ATGGGTGCAAGCGTGGGCGTCATCATGGGCAGCAAGTCCGATTGGGAGACGATGAAATTGGCCTGCGACGTTCTGGACGAGCTGGGCATTGCCTATGAGAAGCGGGTCGTTTCGGCCCACCGAACGCCAGATCTCATGTTTGAGTACGCGGAGACAGCAGCGGAGCGTGGGCTCAAGGTTATTATAGCGGGGGCCGGCGGTGCGGCTCATCTTCCCGGAATGGTGGCGGCCAAAACCCTACTTCCGGTTATTGGCGTTCCCGTTAAGTCCTCCGCGCTGAGCGGGCTCGATTCACTGCTCTCCATCGTACAAATGCCAGCCGGCATTCCTGTTGCCACAGTGGCAATCGGCGCTGCGGGCGGAGCCAACGCCGGTTTGCTCGCCGCGCAAATTCTCGGCGCGTTCCAGCCGGAGGTTCAGGCGCGCGTTGGGGCGCGCCGCGATGCTGTGCGCCAGCAGGTGCTGGCAAGCGGGGAAGAGCTGTGA
- a CDS encoding 5-(carboxyamino)imidazole ribonucleotide synthase yields MSASDKRGALTSGEAEGAVTMERSGEANPSLQSNGDGVTAIERSANADASLQGSGDGAAVPLREARTILPGATVGILGGGQLGRMMALAGSAMGYRFIALDPASDGPSAQVGGSIEAAYDDREAARLLAEQCDVITYEFENVDAGVAAMLMEQSYVPQGSQLLYTTQHRLREKRAVEAAGAKVAPYAEIGSEQELREAVQRLGLPAVLKTATGGYDGKGQWVIRSEEEIPAAYAELAKAGTELVLEQFIRFSKELSVIAARGSHGEVRVFPPAENIHVDNILHLSIVPARVEPAVLAEAERLALRIVEGLGAVGLVAVELFLTEDGGLYVNELAPRPHNSGHYTMEACRTSQFEQHVRAVCGLPLGDTSLMSPVVMVNVLGQHLEPIIQRMAARDSEAERLGVAPKLHLYGKVEAKSGRKMGHVNVLAPNTDAALAWIEGTGIWQAENEG; encoded by the coding sequence GTGAGCGCCAGCGATAAACGCGGGGCGCTGACGAGCGGCGAAGCGGAAGGAGCGGTGACGATGGAGCGGAGCGGTGAGGCCAATCCATCGTTGCAGAGCAACGGGGATGGTGTGACGGCGATCGAGCGTAGCGCTAATGCCGATGCATCGTTGCAGGGCAGCGGAGATGGAGCGGCGGTTCCGCTGCGCGAAGCTCGGACCATTTTGCCGGGAGCAACTGTCGGCATCCTCGGCGGCGGTCAGCTTGGCCGCATGATGGCGTTGGCTGGAAGTGCGATGGGGTATCGCTTTATCGCACTTGATCCTGCCTCGGACGGGCCAAGCGCGCAGGTAGGCGGCAGCATCGAGGCGGCTTATGATGATCGTGAGGCGGCTCGTCTGCTTGCTGAGCAATGCGACGTTATCACATACGAGTTCGAGAATGTGGACGCAGGCGTCGCCGCCATGCTCATGGAGCAGTCCTATGTGCCTCAGGGCAGCCAGCTGCTGTACACGACGCAGCATCGGCTGCGAGAGAAGCGCGCAGTTGAGGCGGCCGGGGCAAAAGTTGCCCCGTACGCCGAGATCGGCAGCGAGCAAGAGCTGCGCGAAGCCGTCCAGCGACTCGGCTTGCCTGCGGTACTGAAGACGGCGACCGGCGGCTACGACGGCAAGGGTCAGTGGGTCATTCGCAGCGAGGAAGAGATTCCGGCGGCGTACGCAGAGCTTGCTAAAGCCGGTACAGAGCTGGTGCTGGAACAGTTCATTCGTTTCAGCAAGGAGTTGTCCGTCATCGCTGCACGGGGCTCGCATGGTGAAGTCCGGGTATTTCCACCGGCGGAGAACATCCATGTAGACAACATACTGCATCTGTCGATCGTTCCCGCTCGAGTGGAACCGGCCGTCCTGGCGGAGGCTGAACGTCTGGCGCTGCGCATCGTGGAGGGCCTCGGAGCGGTAGGTCTTGTGGCGGTCGAGCTTTTCCTGACTGAGGATGGTGGGCTATACGTGAACGAACTGGCTCCGCGCCCCCACAACAGCGGCCATTACACGATGGAGGCATGCCGCACTTCGCAGTTTGAGCAGCATGTGCGCGCTGTTTGCGGCCTGCCGCTAGGCGATACATCGCTGATGAGTCCAGTAGTGATGGTCAATGTGCTGGGTCAACATTTGGAGCCGATCATTCAACGCATGGCTGCCCGTGACAGCGAGGCTGAGAGACTTGGCGTTGCGCCTAAGCTTCATCTATATGGCAAGGTGGAAGCCAAGTCCGGTCGCAAAATGGGTCATGTCAACGTGCTGGCGCCGAACACGGACGCTGCGCTGGCCTGGATCGAGGGTACCGGTATTTGGCAAGCAGAGAACGAGGGCTGA
- a CDS encoding Adenylosuccinate lyase, with amino-acid sequence MLERYSRPEMREIWTEENKFKAWLEVEICACEAWSELGVIPKEDVVAIRENAGFNIDRISEIELETRHDVIAFTRSVSETLGAERKWVHYGLTSTDVVDTAMGYLLRQANEILERDVTNFIEILRGQAVAYKDTVMMGRTHGVHAEPTTFGLKLALWYEEMKRNLDRFRHAADGVQFGKISGAVGTYANIDPFVEEFVCRKLGTKPAPISTQTLQRDRHAEYMATLALIATSLDKFATEIRALQKSEFREVEEPFAKGQKGSSAMPHKRNPIGCENISGLARIIRGHMISAYENVPLWHERDISHSSVERVILPDATMLLNYMLNRLGNIIKNLQVFPENMKRNMGRTFGVPFSGRVMTKLIDKGFSREQAYDTVQPRAMQAWEEQRQFRDIIGSTPEITEHLSAEEIDDAFNPSWHLKHVDTIFRRLELI; translated from the coding sequence ATGTTGGAGCGTTACAGCAGGCCCGAGATGCGGGAGATCTGGACGGAAGAGAATAAGTTCAAAGCATGGCTGGAGGTTGAGATTTGTGCCTGCGAGGCATGGTCGGAGCTCGGAGTTATTCCCAAGGAAGATGTAGTCGCGATTCGCGAGAACGCCGGCTTCAACATCGATCGGATTAGCGAGATCGAGCTGGAGACGCGCCATGACGTCATCGCCTTTACACGTTCGGTATCTGAAACGCTTGGAGCTGAGCGCAAATGGGTGCATTACGGCCTGACTTCCACCGACGTGGTTGATACGGCGATGGGTTACCTGCTGCGCCAGGCCAATGAGATTCTGGAGCGCGATGTGACGAATTTCATCGAAATTCTGCGCGGCCAGGCCGTTGCCTACAAGGATACCGTCATGATGGGCCGCACGCATGGCGTACATGCGGAGCCGACAACTTTTGGCTTGAAGCTTGCTCTCTGGTATGAAGAAATGAAGCGCAACTTGGATCGTTTTCGCCACGCGGCGGACGGTGTTCAATTCGGTAAAATTTCCGGTGCAGTCGGTACGTACGCAAACATTGACCCGTTTGTTGAGGAATTCGTTTGCCGCAAGCTCGGCACTAAGCCGGCGCCAATCAGCACGCAGACGCTGCAACGTGACCGCCACGCTGAATACATGGCCACATTGGCGCTAATCGCCACTTCGCTGGACAAGTTCGCGACCGAGATTCGTGCGCTTCAAAAGAGTGAATTCCGCGAAGTCGAGGAGCCTTTTGCCAAGGGTCAAAAGGGTTCGTCCGCGATGCCGCATAAACGCAATCCGATCGGCTGCGAAAACATCTCCGGTCTCGCCCGCATCATCCGCGGTCATATGATCAGCGCTTATGAGAACGTGCCGCTCTGGCATGAACGCGACATCAGCCACTCTTCCGTGGAACGCGTCATTTTGCCGGATGCAACGATGCTGCTCAATTATATGCTGAACCGTCTCGGTAACATCATTAAGAACCTTCAAGTATTCCCGGAAAATATGAAGCGCAACATGGGCCGCACGTTCGGTGTGCCGTTCTCCGGCCGCGTCATGACGAAGCTGATCGACAAAGGCTTCAGCCGCGAGCAAGCGTACGATACGGTGCAGCCGCGCGCCATGCAGGCATGGGAAGAACAGCGCCAGTTCCGCGACATTATCGGCTCGACGCCGGAAATTACCGAGCATTTGAGTGCAGAAGAGATCGACGATGCGTTTAATCCGAGCTGGCATTTGAAACATGTGGATACGATTTTCCGCCGCCTGGAGCTGATCTAG
- a CDS encoding phosphoribosylaminoimidazole-succinocarboxamide synthase, producing the protein MAVASKALSTAADLIKAPLLYKGKVRELYDLGEHYLIVVTDRISAFDYVLDPAVPDKGNVLNRLSAFWFEQTAAIQPNHVIHSDVELLGDLVAEADKEALRNRIMVTRKAERIDIECVVRGYITGGGWRQYVKTGAINGIPLPEGMRKNERFPQPIFTPAAKNDVGHDEDIPFSRMEEITGAGIAAQLRDRSIRLYEFAHAYCLERGIILADCKFEFGLIDGEIILIDEIFTPDSSRFWAQDKYELDTEIDSMDKEPVRTYLLGSDWDQDSKPAPLPDSVVAETTSRYRSIYQLLTGKEL; encoded by the coding sequence ATGGCTGTTGCCTCCAAGGCGCTGTCCACGGCAGCGGACCTGATTAAGGCGCCGCTGCTGTACAAAGGAAAGGTGCGCGAGCTGTACGATCTCGGCGAGCATTATCTGATCGTTGTCACGGATCGCATTAGCGCATTCGACTACGTGCTTGATCCGGCCGTGCCGGACAAAGGCAATGTGTTGAACCGATTGAGCGCGTTCTGGTTTGAGCAAACGGCTGCGATCCAGCCGAACCATGTCATCCATAGCGATGTGGAGCTGTTGGGCGATCTTGTCGCCGAAGCGGATAAGGAAGCTTTGCGGAACCGCATTATGGTGACTCGCAAGGCGGAGCGGATCGACATCGAATGCGTCGTACGTGGTTACATTACCGGCGGAGGCTGGAGGCAGTATGTCAAAACGGGTGCAATCAACGGCATCCCGTTGCCGGAGGGCATGCGCAAAAATGAGCGTTTCCCGCAGCCGATTTTCACCCCTGCGGCCAAAAACGACGTTGGCCATGACGAGGATATTCCCTTTTCGCGTATGGAAGAGATCACCGGCGCCGGGATTGCGGCCCAGCTTCGCGACCGCAGCATCCGGCTCTATGAATTCGCGCATGCATATTGCTTGGAACGCGGCATAATCCTGGCGGACTGCAAGTTCGAGTTTGGCCTGATTGATGGCGAGATTATATTGATCGATGAGATTTTCACGCCGGACTCTTCTCGCTTCTGGGCTCAGGATAAGTATGAACTAGATACCGAGATCGACAGTATGGACAAAGAGCCGGTTCGCACCTATTTGCTAGGTTCCGATTGGGACCAGGACAGCAAGCCGGCTCCTCTACCAGACTCCGTCGTAGCGGAGACAACATCCCGCTACCGTAGTATTTACCAGTTGTTGACCGGTAAAGAACTGTAA
- a CDS encoding phosphoribosylformylglycinamidine synthase translates to MKATVYVTIKQNVLDPQGTAVQGALHSMGFAEVDKVRIGKYLELTLDTDDRAEAEQRVRAMCEKLLANTVVEDYRFELEG, encoded by the coding sequence ATGAAAGCAACCGTATACGTGACGATCAAGCAAAACGTGCTGGACCCGCAAGGAACGGCGGTACAGGGAGCACTGCACAGCATGGGCTTCGCGGAAGTAGACAAAGTCCGCATCGGCAAGTACCTGGAGCTGACACTGGATACGGATGACCGTGCCGAAGCCGAGCAACGCGTGCGCGCCATGTGCGAAAAGCTGCTCGCGAACACCGTCGTGGAAGACTATCGCTTCGAGCTGGAGGGCTGA
- a CDS encoding phosphoribosylformylglycinamidine synthase, translating into MKFAVIVFPGSNCDIDCFKAVEETIGQSVDYVWHTATDLSGYDAILVPGGFSYGDYLRCGAIARFAPVMSEVVKAAEAGKFVLGICNGFQILTEAGLLPGALLRNRDLKFLCHQSPLEVVNAATPFTNQYTQGEIISIPIAHGEGNYYCDDETLERLKANNQIVFRYANDENPNGSLHDIAGICNERGNVVGMMPHPERAVDQLLGSEDGKRMFTSILNAWREQHGAAVNS; encoded by the coding sequence ATGAAGTTTGCGGTCATTGTATTCCCCGGTTCCAACTGTGATATCGATTGCTTCAAGGCGGTTGAAGAAACGATCGGGCAATCCGTCGATTATGTCTGGCACACTGCGACTGATTTGTCCGGTTATGACGCCATTCTCGTGCCCGGCGGCTTCTCTTATGGCGACTATCTGCGCTGCGGCGCTATTGCGCGTTTTGCTCCCGTTATGAGCGAGGTCGTCAAGGCGGCCGAGGCTGGCAAATTCGTGCTTGGCATCTGCAACGGCTTCCAGATTCTGACCGAGGCGGGACTGCTGCCGGGCGCGCTGCTGCGCAACCGGGATCTGAAGTTCCTTTGCCACCAATCACCTCTTGAGGTCGTGAATGCGGCAACTCCTTTTACAAACCAATACACTCAGGGCGAGATTATCTCGATCCCGATTGCGCATGGCGAAGGCAACTATTATTGCGATGACGAGACGCTGGAGCGGCTGAAGGCGAACAATCAGATCGTATTCCGCTACGCAAATGACGAGAATCCCAACGGCTCGCTTCATGACATCGCTGGTATTTGCAATGAGCGCGGCAACGTTGTTGGCATGATGCCTCACCCCGAGCGCGCTGTGGATCAGTTGCTCGGCTCCGAGGATGGCAAGCGGATGTTTACATCGATTTTGAACGCATGGAGGGAACAGCATGGCGCAGCAGTTAACAGCTAA
- a CDS encoding phosphoribosylformylglycinamidine synthase subunit II: MAQQLTAKEPTAEQISEQKIYQQFGVTDHEYELVCGFMGRLPNYTEIGVFSVMWSEHCSYKNSKPILKKFPITGPKVLMGPGEGAGIVDIGDNQAVVFKIESHNHPSAVEPYQGAATGVGGIIRDIFSMGARPVALLNSLRFGNLESDRVKYLFEHVVSGIAGYGNCIGIPTVAGEVMFDESYEGNPLVNAMCVGLIDHDKIQRGVAKGVGNPVFYVGPATGRDGIHGATFASVELSEESEEKRTAVQVGDPFMEKLVMEATLELINSGIVLGIQDMGAAGLTCSSAEMASKAGNGLELYLDEVPQREEGMTPYEMMLSESQERMLFVIEPQHEAQAREIFDRWGIICAKVGKVTDDGRLRLFHQGEEVADMPVKALVDECPVYNKPSKEPAYFSANAAIDTAAYSEVTDLTDALQKVLASPTVASKEWVYKQYDHMVRTSTAVPPGSDAAVVLVPGTRKALAMTTDCNSRYVYLDPEVGGAIAVAEAARNIVCSGAAPLAITDNLNFGNPEKPEVFWQLEKSADGMSEACRVLETPVIGGNVSLYNENAKGAIYPTPVIGMVGLIDDIDYITTQEFKRGGDAVILLGDTHAELGGSELQYVLQGKAEGRPPAIDLAVEKRLLDTVQAAIRGGLVASAHDLSEGGLAAALAESSFGRGLGAEVNVATELRGDHALFSESQSRILLSASQESKAALLALLAESGVPHAEIGTVGGEELVIKVNGKPGVKTQVNELRKVWKDAIPCLMK, encoded by the coding sequence ATGGCGCAGCAGTTAACAGCTAAGGAACCGACAGCGGAGCAAATCTCCGAGCAGAAGATTTACCAGCAGTTCGGTGTGACGGATCATGAGTATGAGCTCGTTTGCGGCTTTATGGGACGTCTGCCCAACTACACCGAGATCGGCGTGTTCAGCGTTATGTGGTCGGAGCATTGCTCCTACAAAAACTCCAAGCCAATCCTCAAGAAGTTCCCGATTACGGGACCGAAGGTGCTTATGGGGCCAGGCGAAGGCGCGGGCATCGTAGATATTGGTGACAACCAAGCCGTTGTGTTCAAAATCGAATCCCACAACCACCCGTCCGCTGTCGAGCCTTACCAAGGCGCAGCAACTGGCGTTGGCGGCATCATTCGCGATATTTTCTCGATGGGAGCCCGTCCCGTGGCGCTGCTGAACAGCTTGCGCTTTGGCAACCTTGAGAGCGACCGCGTTAAATATCTGTTCGAGCATGTTGTCAGCGGCATCGCTGGATACGGCAACTGTATCGGCATCCCGACCGTTGCGGGCGAAGTCATGTTCGACGAAAGCTACGAAGGCAATCCGCTCGTCAACGCGATGTGCGTCGGCCTCATCGACCATGACAAAATCCAGCGCGGCGTCGCCAAAGGCGTTGGCAACCCGGTATTTTACGTCGGCCCGGCAACAGGCCGCGACGGCATTCACGGCGCGACATTTGCTTCCGTTGAGCTGTCCGAGGAATCGGAAGAGAAGCGTACAGCCGTTCAGGTCGGCGACCCGTTCATGGAAAAACTCGTTATGGAAGCGACGCTTGAGCTGATCAATTCCGGCATCGTGCTTGGCATTCAGGACATGGGCGCGGCAGGCCTGACCTGTTCCAGCGCTGAGATGGCATCCAAGGCAGGCAACGGCCTGGAGCTTTATCTCGACGAGGTTCCACAGCGTGAAGAGGGCATGACCCCTTACGAAATGATGCTTTCCGAGTCCCAGGAGCGGATGCTGTTCGTCATCGAGCCTCAGCACGAGGCGCAGGCGCGCGAGATTTTTGATCGTTGGGGCATCATCTGTGCCAAAGTCGGCAAAGTAACCGACGACGGCCGCCTGCGCCTGTTCCATCAAGGCGAGGAAGTTGCCGATATGCCAGTCAAAGCGCTTGTGGACGAGTGCCCGGTGTACAACAAGCCGTCCAAGGAGCCTGCTTACTTCTCTGCGAACGCTGCGATCGACACAGCTGCTTACAGCGAAGTGACCGATTTGACGGACGCACTGCAAAAAGTACTCGCATCCCCGACGGTTGCGAGCAAAGAATGGGTGTACAAGCAGTACGACCATATGGTCCGTACGAGCACGGCGGTTCCTCCTGGCTCCGACGCCGCGGTTGTACTCGTGCCTGGCACTCGCAAGGCGCTGGCCATGACAACCGACTGCAACAGCCGTTACGTTTACCTCGATCCAGAGGTCGGCGGTGCAATCGCGGTTGCCGAGGCTGCGCGTAATATTGTCTGTTCCGGCGCCGCGCCGCTGGCCATCACGGATAACCTCAACTTCGGCAACCCAGAGAAGCCGGAAGTGTTCTGGCAGCTAGAGAAGTCGGCAGACGGCATGAGCGAAGCTTGCCGCGTGCTGGAAACGCCAGTTATCGGCGGTAACGTCAGCTTGTATAACGAGAACGCCAAAGGCGCGATTTACCCAACGCCGGTAATCGGCATGGTCGGCTTGATCGACGATATCGACTACATCACGACGCAGGAGTTCAAACGTGGGGGCGATGCGGTTATTCTGCTTGGCGACACACACGCAGAGCTTGGCGGCAGCGAGCTGCAATATGTTTTGCAAGGTAAAGCTGAAGGTCGTCCTCCAGCTATCGACCTGGCGGTCGAAAAGCGCCTGCTGGATACGGTGCAGGCAGCGATTCGCGGCGGTCTCGTCGCTTCGGCGCATGATTTGTCCGAAGGCGGCCTGGCGGCTGCGCTGGCGGAATCCAGCTTCGGACGCGGCCTCGGGGCCGAGGTTAATGTGGCGACGGAGCTGCGCGGAGATCATGCGCTGTTCAGCGAGTCGCAGTCGCGTATCCTGCTGAGCGCATCGCAGGAGAGCAAAGCGGCGCTGCTCGCACTGCTCGCGGAGAGCGGCGTTCCGCATGCGGAGATCGGTACGGTCGGTGGAGAAGAACTGGTCATCAAGGTGAACGGCAAACCGGGCGTCAAGACGCAGGTCAACGAGCTCCGGAAAGTGTGGAAGGATGCGATTCCATGTCTGATGAAGTAA
- a CDS encoding amidophosphoribosyltransferase, giving the protein MSDEVNIAVQLGSRYGAADVAGMSGGTAGFAAKAGAQTDAPALSTAAFAADATAIPAGLGGSAPAHPAAATGRSSHSAAVRPGSEELRTVSQAWEQSHYNEGIGRDDMFDKLKEECGVFGVFGTPNAASLSYYGLHALQHRGEESSGVCTVDSASGSFAYHRGMGLVKEVFTSDILASLPGDRAIGHVRYSTSGASQLGNAQPLIFKYRDGDLAVATNGNIVNAPSIRRELENMGSIFQTTSDTEVIAHLIARSPKDFVSAAKDALQRIIGGFAFLIMTNERLLVASDPNGLRPLVMGRLGDGYVFASETCAFETIGAQYVRDVQPGELLILDKDGLQEDRFDQGGRRASCAMEYIYFARPDSDINEVNIHTARKQMGRQLAIEAFVDADIVVGVPDSSISAAIGYAEQTGIPYEMGLIKNKYSGRTFIQPSQELREKGVKMKLSAVRKIVQGKRVVMIDDSIVRGTTSLRIVTLLREAGAKEVHVRISSPPFANPCYYGIDTPDRRELIASSKTVEEIREAINADTLYFLSAEGLIDAASVPGNDKGGGMCLACFTNEYPTPVDENSDKSCSC; this is encoded by the coding sequence ATGTCTGATGAAGTAAACATAGCGGTTCAGCTCGGCTCCCGATATGGAGCGGCCGATGTTGCGGGCATGTCAGGCGGGACGGCCGGATTTGCGGCAAAAGCGGGGGCGCAAACTGATGCGCCTGCGTTGTCTACAGCGGCATTCGCTGCTGACGCAACGGCAATTCCAGCAGGCTTAGGGGGCTCTGCGCCTGCCCACCCGGCGGCTGCGACTGGGCGTTCGTCGCATTCCGCGGCGGTGCGTCCTGGGTCTGAGGAGCTGCGCACGGTGTCGCAGGCATGGGAGCAATCCCATTACAACGAGGGCATCGGGCGGGACGATATGTTTGACAAGCTGAAGGAGGAGTGCGGCGTGTTCGGTGTGTTTGGCACACCGAACGCCGCTTCGCTCTCTTACTATGGGTTGCACGCGCTGCAGCATCGTGGTGAGGAAAGCTCCGGTGTTTGCACCGTCGACAGTGCAAGCGGCAGCTTTGCCTATCATCGCGGCATGGGACTCGTCAAAGAGGTGTTCACGAGCGATATTCTCGCTTCCTTGCCAGGCGACCGGGCGATCGGCCATGTACGCTATTCAACTTCGGGTGCTAGCCAACTCGGCAATGCTCAGCCGCTCATCTTTAAGTATCGCGACGGCGACTTGGCGGTGGCGACGAACGGAAATATCGTCAACGCCCCGTCGATCCGCCGGGAGCTTGAGAATATGGGATCTATTTTTCAAACGACAAGCGACACGGAAGTTATCGCACATCTGATTGCCCGCTCGCCTAAAGACTTCGTGAGTGCGGCCAAAGACGCTCTGCAGCGCATCATCGGGGGCTTCGCCTTCCTGATCATGACCAATGAACGCTTGCTCGTCGCTTCCGACCCTAATGGCTTGCGTCCGCTCGTCATGGGCCGTCTCGGTGACGGTTATGTATTCGCCTCAGAAACATGCGCGTTCGAAACGATCGGCGCCCAGTATGTGCGCGACGTTCAACCGGGTGAGCTGCTTATTTTGGACAAGGATGGCTTGCAGGAAGACCGTTTTGATCAAGGGGGGCGCCGCGCCAGCTGTGCGATGGAATATATCTATTTCGCTCGTCCGGACAGCGACATCAACGAGGTCAACATTCACACTGCGCGCAAGCAGATGGGTCGCCAGCTGGCGATTGAAGCATTTGTTGACGCCGATATCGTCGTTGGTGTGCCTGATTCCAGCATCAGCGCTGCAATCGGTTATGCCGAGCAGACGGGCATCCCGTATGAGATGGGGCTCATCAAGAACAAGTATTCCGGCCGGACGTTCATCCAGCCTTCCCAGGAGCTGCGCGAGAAGGGCGTTAAAATGAAGCTGTCCGCTGTGCGCAAAATCGTGCAGGGCAAACGCGTCGTCATGATCGACGACTCTATCGTACGCGGCACAACGTCGCTGCGGATCGTTACTTTGCTGCGCGAGGCGGGCGCAAAAGAAGTGCATGTGCGGATCAGCTCCCCACCGTTTGCTAATCCGTGTTACTACGGCATCGACACGCCGGATCGGCGCGAGCTGATCGCGTCCTCCAAAACGGTGGAGGAGATCCGCGAGGCAATCAACGCCGATACACTTTATTTTTTAAGCGCCGAGGGACTGATTGATGCGGCTTCGGTGCCGGGGAATGACAAGGGCGGAGGCATGTGCCTCGCTTGTTTCACCAACGAATACCCGACTCCGGTTGATGAGAACTCGGATAAGAGCTGCAGCTGCTAG
- a CDS encoding phosphoribosylformylglycinamidine cyclo-ligase — MAEAYKQAGVDIAAGNEAVERMKKHVKRTMRPEVLGGLGGFGGMFGLDKNKYEEPVLVSGTDGVGTKLMLAFAMDKHDTIGIDAVAMCVNDIIVQGAEPLFFLDYLATGKVEPSKIEAIVAGIAEGCVQAGCALIGGETAEMPGMYTPEEYDIGGFTVGVVDKAKIIDGTTISPGDAVIGLASSGIHSNGYSLVRRLLLEQSGYSLQDTLTELDGKKLGDVLLEPTRIYVKPALELVSRVTVKGMAHITGGGFIENIPRVLPDHVNVDIQYGSWPIQSIFSLMQDKGSITNRDMFTTFNMGIGLMVVVPADEAETALSVLAELGEQAYRIGTVTEGSRSVTFTGADV; from the coding sequence GTGGCAGAGGCTTACAAGCAAGCAGGCGTGGACATCGCAGCGGGCAATGAAGCGGTCGAGCGCATGAAAAAGCACGTCAAGAGAACGATGCGCCCCGAGGTTTTGGGCGGCTTGGGCGGCTTTGGAGGCATGTTCGGCCTCGACAAAAACAAGTACGAGGAGCCGGTGCTTGTTTCCGGCACGGACGGGGTCGGCACGAAGCTGATGCTTGCTTTTGCCATGGATAAACATGATACGATCGGCATCGACGCTGTCGCGATGTGTGTCAATGACATTATCGTACAAGGCGCGGAACCGCTGTTCTTCCTTGATTATCTGGCGACCGGTAAAGTCGAGCCGTCCAAAATCGAGGCCATCGTTGCCGGAATCGCTGAAGGCTGCGTACAGGCAGGCTGCGCGCTCATCGGCGGCGAAACGGCTGAGATGCCGGGCATGTACACCCCTGAGGAGTATGACATCGGCGGCTTCACGGTTGGCGTTGTTGATAAAGCCAAGATCATCGACGGTACGACAATTTCACCGGGCGATGCTGTAATCGGTCTCGCTTCCAGCGGTATTCACAGCAACGGTTATTCGCTGGTGCGCCGCCTGCTTTTGGAGCAGTCCGGCTACAGCTTGCAGGATACACTGACGGAGCTGGACGGCAAAAAGCTGGGCGACGTGCTGCTTGAGCCAACCCGCATCTACGTTAAGCCAGCGCTTGAGCTGGTGTCGCGTGTCACCGTGAAGGGCATGGCCCATATTACAGGCGGCGGTTTTATCGAGAACATCCCTCGTGTGCTACCGGATCATGTTAATGTGGATATCCAGTACGGAAGCTGGCCAATCCAATCGATTTTCTCGCTTATGCAGGACAAAGGCTCCATTACGAACCGCGACATGTTTACGACGTTCAACATGGGCATCGGGCTAATGGTTGTTGTGCCTGCGGATGAAGCCGAAACGGCGCTTTCCGTGCTGGCTGAGCTTGGTGAGCAGGCGTACCGGATCGGTACGGTCACGGAAGGCAGCCGTAGCGTTACCTTCACGGGAGCCGACGTTTAA